From a single Rodentibacter sp. JRC1 genomic region:
- a CDS encoding glycosyltransferase family 9 protein, which produces MEKILVIRNDKLGDFIQAWPAFAMLKASNPSLKLTALVPRYTAPLAEICPYLDDVIIDSHKGDKADFNRLVNEVKSKNFDAMISFFSNSHNGKLAWKSGIKYRLAPATKWVQFLYNHRLTQRRSRSEKSEAEYNQDLVRAFLTKQAMPIVEVKPPYLTFAESAVENQRIFLQDMLGISREKKWIFVHSGSGGSATNLSLEQYAELIKGLLAEFDCHIVLTAGPGESEKAGELAQLVNDSQVVIYDKNNGLVDFARSLACADLFIAGSTGPLHLASAFNIPTIGFYPNSRSSQPRRWKPINEADKHLAFCPPAGKETQMNLTLISIRHALGEIIPFVRKMWQAGN; this is translated from the coding sequence ATGGAAAAAATCTTAGTCATTCGCAATGATAAACTTGGTGATTTTATACAGGCTTGGCCGGCGTTTGCGATGTTGAAAGCCTCGAATCCTTCATTAAAATTGACCGCACTTGTGCCGCGTTACACCGCACCATTGGCAGAAATTTGCCCTTATCTGGATGATGTGATTATTGATAGCCACAAAGGCGATAAAGCGGATTTTAATCGCCTTGTAAATGAGGTGAAATCGAAAAACTTTGATGCAATGATCAGTTTTTTCTCAAATTCCCACAATGGGAAATTAGCGTGGAAAAGCGGGATTAAATATCGTCTTGCGCCTGCGACGAAATGGGTACAATTTCTTTATAATCATCGCCTTACGCAAAGACGTTCCCGTTCGGAAAAATCGGAAGCGGAATATAATCAGGATTTAGTTCGTGCATTTTTGACAAAACAAGCGATGCCGATAGTTGAAGTGAAACCGCCTTATCTAACCTTTGCGGAAAGTGCGGTTGAAAATCAGCGTATTTTTCTACAAGACATGTTGGGGATTTCAAGAGAAAAAAAATGGATTTTCGTACACAGCGGTTCTGGCGGTTCGGCAACCAATCTTTCACTTGAACAATATGCGGAGTTAATCAAAGGTTTATTAGCTGAATTTGATTGCCATATTGTGCTAACTGCAGGCCCGGGAGAAAGTGAAAAAGCGGGTGAACTTGCACAATTAGTGAATGATTCGCAAGTGGTGATTTATGATAAAAATAATGGCTTGGTGGATTTTGCCCGATCGCTTGCTTGTGCCGATTTATTCATTGCCGGCTCAACCGGACCGTTGCATTTAGCCAGTGCATTTAATATTCCTACCATTGGGTTTTATCCGAATAGTCGTTCTTCTCAACCAAGACGTTGGAAACCGATTAATGAGGCGGATAAACATCTTGCTTTTTGTCCCCCTGCCGGCAAGGAAACACAAATGAATTTAACGCTTATCTCAATTCGGCATGCTTTAGGAGAGATTATTCCTTTCGTGAGAAAGATGTGGCAAGCGGGCAATTAA
- a CDS encoding O-antigen ligase codes for MQISKQNLLPFLVNCSISFFFLSVLAFKGGHNIAPFFLIALGIGYGVYGLFKKFKWNLSKEDKWLIYSYIFYFAVFLLSLLMNDGRGRELDNPSRAVLLIPALMLLLRMPLKLCALIYAIPLGSVIAGLVALYDKFVLHSQAAYGLRTIYIQAGDISMSFGLFSLVIGLYYWQKSQRKMTALCIVASLFGILGSILSTARGGWVALPIIFIVVLWIYRHSLSKGFFFVLATVFVIAITGVTNMPNSRVMERLSFIQSDISNYEKNNANTSLGLRFDMWKSAILMIKEKPIFGWGADGATEKRKQDVKVKAVRGNIGQFDHAHNQYLDDLSKRGIVGFIAFLGILLVPLRQFSLRLNSSSSDIKLLATLGTVHILSVMIYCLSQGFFTHNSGNLFYFFLTLVFYAMLKQMEKSPLEEQSWKKS; via the coding sequence ATGCAAATATCTAAACAAAATCTTCTTCCGTTTCTGGTTAATTGTAGTATCAGTTTTTTCTTTTTATCCGTTTTGGCATTTAAAGGCGGACATAATATTGCGCCGTTTTTTCTGATTGCATTAGGGATCGGTTATGGCGTTTACGGGCTATTTAAGAAATTTAAATGGAATTTATCAAAAGAAGATAAATGGTTAATTTATAGTTATATTTTTTATTTTGCTGTTTTTTTGCTTTCACTATTGATGAATGACGGAAGAGGTAGGGAATTAGACAACCCAAGTCGAGCCGTGTTGTTAATTCCGGCCTTAATGCTTTTATTAAGAATGCCGTTAAAACTATGTGCGTTAATTTATGCAATTCCGTTAGGCTCTGTCATTGCAGGATTGGTTGCCCTTTACGATAAATTTGTTTTGCATAGCCAAGCTGCTTATGGTTTGCGTACAATCTATATTCAAGCGGGCGATATTTCAATGTCATTCGGGCTATTTAGTTTAGTGATTGGGCTTTATTACTGGCAAAAATCACAGCGTAAAATGACCGCACTTTGTATTGTTGCTTCGCTCTTTGGCATATTGGGGAGTATTCTTTCAACGGCACGAGGAGGGTGGGTAGCGTTACCTATCATCTTTATCGTGGTGTTGTGGATTTATCGTCATTCACTTTCAAAAGGTTTTTTCTTTGTGCTGGCAACGGTATTTGTTATTGCTATTACCGGCGTAACGAATATGCCGAATAGCCGGGTGATGGAACGCCTGTCTTTCATTCAATCCGATATAAGTAACTATGAAAAGAACAATGCCAATACGTCTCTTGGACTGCGTTTTGATATGTGGAAAAGCGCAATTTTGATGATAAAAGAAAAACCGATTTTTGGCTGGGGCGCAGATGGTGCGACAGAAAAACGTAAGCAGGATGTGAAGGTAAAAGCGGTAAGAGGCAATATCGGACAATTTGATCACGCCCATAACCAGTATCTTGATGATTTGTCTAAGCGGGGTATTGTCGGATTTATCGCTTTTCTCGGCATTTTACTTGTGCCGTTACGTCAATTTAGTCTTCGATTAAACAGTTCGTCTTCAGATATAAAATTGCTCGCAACATTGGGAACGGTGCATATTCTTTCCGTGATGATTTATTGTTTAAGCCAAGGTTTTTTTACGCATAATTCAGGTAATCTTTTTTACTTTTTCTTAACCCTTGTTTTTTATGCCATGTTAAAACAAATGGAGAAATCTCCTTTGGAGGAACAATCATGGAAAAAATCTTAG
- the fbaA gene encoding class II fructose-bisphosphate aldolase produces MAKLLDIVKPGVLTGDDVQKVFAYAKEHNFAIPAVNCVGSDSVNAVLETAARVKAPVIIQFSNGGASFYAGKGIKPASGARADVLGAIAGAKHVHALAAEYGVPVILHTDHAAKKLLPWIDGLLDAGEKHFAETGKPLFSSHMIDLSEEPMEENMAICREYLARMSKMGMTLEIEIGITGGEEDGVDNSDVDESRLYTQPSDVLYVYDQLHPVSPRFTVAAAFGNVHGVYKPGNVKLKPSILGESQEFVSKERNLPAKSIDFVFHGGSGSSREEIREAISYGAIKMNIDTDTQWASWDGILNFYKANEAYLQGQLGNPEGEDVPNKKYYDPRVWLRKMEESMSKRLEQSFEDLNCVDVL; encoded by the coding sequence ATGGCTAAATTATTAGATATTGTAAAACCGGGCGTGTTAACCGGTGATGATGTTCAAAAAGTATTCGCTTATGCAAAAGAACATAATTTTGCAATTCCGGCGGTAAACTGCGTCGGTTCTGATTCTGTAAATGCAGTATTAGAAACCGCAGCACGTGTAAAAGCACCGGTTATCATTCAATTCTCTAACGGTGGCGCATCTTTCTATGCAGGTAAGGGTATTAAACCGGCTTCCGGCGCTCGTGCGGACGTTTTAGGTGCAATTGCAGGTGCGAAACACGTTCACGCACTTGCGGCAGAATACGGTGTGCCTGTTATTCTTCACACTGACCACGCAGCAAAAAAATTACTTCCGTGGATTGACGGCTTACTTGATGCCGGTGAAAAACATTTTGCCGAAACCGGTAAACCGCTGTTTTCTTCTCATATGATTGACTTATCTGAAGAGCCAATGGAAGAAAATATGGCAATCTGCCGTGAATACCTTGCACGTATGAGCAAAATGGGTATGACCCTTGAGATCGAAATCGGCATTACCGGTGGTGAAGAAGACGGTGTAGATAATTCTGATGTTGATGAATCCCGCTTATACACCCAACCTTCCGATGTATTGTATGTTTACGACCAATTACATCCTGTTAGCCCACGCTTCACTGTGGCAGCGGCATTCGGTAACGTACATGGCGTTTACAAACCGGGTAATGTAAAATTAAAACCGTCTATCTTAGGAGAATCGCAAGAGTTCGTTTCTAAAGAACGTAACCTTCCGGCCAAATCGATTGATTTCGTATTCCACGGCGGTTCAGGTTCTTCTCGTGAAGAAATTCGCGAAGCAATCAGCTACGGTGCTATCAAAATGAACATTGATACGGATACACAATGGGCGTCTTGGGACGGTATTTTAAACTTCTACAAAGCGAATGAAGCCTATCTTCAAGGTCAATTAGGTAACCCTGAGGGCGAAGATGTGCCGAACAAAAAATACTACGATCCACGTGTTTGGTTGCGCAAAATGGAAGAATCTATGTCCAAACGTCTAGAGCAATCTTTCGAAGACTTAAACTGTGTTGATGTTTTATAA
- the pgk gene encoding phosphoglycerate kinase translates to MSVIKMTDLDLAGKRVFIRADLNVPVKDGKVTSDARIRATIPTLKLALEKGAKVMVTSHLGRPTEGEFKPEDSLQPVVDYLNEHLGVPVRLERDYLGGVEVKEGEIVVLENVRVNKGEKKNDPELGKKYAALCDVFVMDAFGTAHRAQASTYGVAEFAPIACAGPLLAAELDALGKALKEPARPMVAIVGGSKVSTKLEVLNSLSKIADQIIVGGGIANTFIAAAGHNVGKSLYEEDLIPVAKELAASTDIPVPVDVRVGTEFSENAPATEKSVTEVKDDESIFDIGDKSAEQLAEIIKNAKTVLWNGPVGVFEFPNFRKGTEIISHAIANSEAFSIAGGGDTLAAIDLFGIADKISYISTGGGAFLEFVEGKVLPAVEILEKRAKG, encoded by the coding sequence ATGTCAGTAATCAAAATGACCGACCTGGATTTAGCAGGAAAACGAGTGTTTATCCGTGCAGATCTTAATGTGCCGGTAAAAGACGGTAAAGTGACTTCCGATGCCCGTATTCGTGCCACCATTCCTACTTTAAAATTGGCGCTTGAGAAAGGTGCTAAAGTGATGGTGACTTCGCATTTAGGTCGTCCGACAGAGGGTGAATTTAAGCCTGAAGATTCTTTACAGCCTGTTGTTGATTATTTGAATGAACATCTTGGTGTTCCTGTGCGCTTAGAACGTGATTATCTTGGCGGTGTAGAAGTAAAAGAAGGTGAAATCGTTGTTTTAGAAAATGTTCGTGTCAATAAAGGTGAAAAGAAAAACGATCCTGAATTAGGTAAAAAATATGCCGCACTTTGCGATGTGTTTGTGATGGACGCATTCGGTACGGCTCACCGTGCACAAGCTTCCACCTACGGTGTGGCGGAATTTGCACCGATTGCTTGTGCCGGCCCTTTACTTGCCGCAGAATTAGACGCATTAGGTAAAGCATTAAAAGAACCGGCTCGTCCGATGGTGGCAATCGTAGGCGGTTCTAAAGTTTCAACAAAATTAGAGGTGTTAAATTCTCTTTCTAAAATCGCTGACCAAATTATCGTGGGCGGCGGTATCGCAAATACTTTTATTGCTGCAGCAGGTCATAATGTAGGTAAATCCTTATACGAAGAAGACTTGATTCCGGTTGCGAAAGAATTAGCGGCAAGTACCGATATTCCGGTTCCGGTTGATGTTCGTGTTGGTACGGAGTTCTCAGAAAATGCGCCGGCAACCGAAAAATCTGTCACAGAAGTAAAAGATGACGAGTCTATCTTCGATATCGGTGATAAATCGGCAGAACAATTAGCGGAAATTATCAAAAATGCAAAAACCGTTTTATGGAATGGTCCGGTTGGCGTATTTGAGTTCCCTAATTTCCGCAAAGGAACGGAAATTATTTCTCACGCCATTGCAAATAGCGAAGCATTTTCTATTGCCGGTGGTGGTGATACTTTAGCGGCAATCGATCTGTTCGGTATTGCGGATAAAATTTCTTACATTTCAACCGGTGGCGGTGCATTCTTAGAATTCGTAGAAGGTAAAGTATTACCTGCGGTAGAAATTCTTGAAAAACGTGCAAAAGGCTAA
- a CDS encoding ribonuclease has product MKKQVSILSIIALAALSIWQYFTEEQKSSSSKQIVQRISSQSGKSAVKNGDIFSDYDVSMRDDSIGQNAKAAADYYMLVLSWSPGFCDSQREKYGDRLPSSSQYQCGINRSFGWVVHGLWPQNAKARSVADHPRFCQGDLPALPKSTIEHYLTISPGAKLLQGEWEKHGSCAFDSAEQYFAKMQTLFNTLNLPKENLSRSELFRWMKQNNPQLKNAYLGASRNELFICYNKQWQVIDCQR; this is encoded by the coding sequence ATGAAAAAACAGGTTTCGATACTTTCCATTATTGCTCTGGCTGCTTTAAGTATTTGGCAATATTTTACCGAAGAGCAAAAATCCTCCTCTTCCAAACAAATCGTACAGAGGATCTCTTCCCAATCCGGTAAAAGTGCGGTCAAAAATGGCGATATTTTTTCCGATTATGACGTAAGTATGCGAGATGATTCTATCGGTCAAAATGCCAAGGCTGCAGCGGATTACTATATGTTAGTACTTTCTTGGTCGCCCGGATTTTGTGATTCGCAACGTGAAAAATATGGTGATCGGCTTCCCTCATCCTCTCAATATCAATGTGGAATTAATCGCTCTTTTGGCTGGGTTGTACATGGTTTGTGGCCACAAAATGCGAAAGCCCGTTCTGTTGCGGATCATCCGCGTTTTTGCCAAGGCGATTTGCCCGCTTTGCCAAAATCAACGATTGAGCATTATTTAACCATATCGCCGGGGGCAAAATTATTACAAGGCGAATGGGAGAAACACGGTAGCTGTGCCTTTGACTCTGCCGAACAATATTTTGCCAAAATGCAAACGTTATTTAACACGTTGAATTTACCTAAAGAAAATTTAAGCCGAAGTGAATTATTTCGCTGGATGAAACAGAATAATCCGCAGCTCAAAAATGCCTATCTTGGCGCAAGTCGTAATGAATTATTCATCTGTTATAACAAGCAATGGCAAGTGATTGATTGCCAAAGGTAA
- a CDS encoding YfhL family 4Fe-4S dicluster ferredoxin, producing MALLITNKCTNCDMCLPECPNEAISVGDEIYVIDPVLCTECVGHYDTPTCQKVCPITNCIKPDPAHQETEEQLWERFVMIHHADKL from the coding sequence ATGGCGTTACTCATCACAAACAAATGCACAAATTGCGATATGTGCTTGCCTGAATGCCCGAACGAGGCGATCTCTGTCGGCGATGAGATCTATGTAATTGATCCTGTACTTTGTACCGAATGTGTCGGTCACTATGATACACCGACTTGTCAAAAAGTTTGCCCGATCACAAACTGTATCAAGCCGGATCCCGCTCATCAAGAAACGGAAGAACAACTTTGGGAACGTTTCGTTATGATCCACCACGCTGACAAGCTCTAA
- a CDS encoding DUF1232 domain-containing protein: MNKTKLIKIAVILIYLFSPFDILPEAILGPLGLVDDAAAVWLLIKILFSK; the protein is encoded by the coding sequence ATGAATAAAACCAAATTAATCAAGATAGCAGTGATTTTGATTTATCTGTTCAGCCCTTTCGATATTCTGCCGGAAGCCATACTTGGCCCTTTAGGTTTAGTAGACGATGCGGCGGCGGTTTGGCTGCTGATCAAAATATTATTTTCTAAATAA
- a CDS encoding YfcZ/YiiS family protein, with product MAIQTEKPIECVGCNTFDMKSLFDNRDCTQMLNYVYDTQEQAQTALDFFTQKAREVESEPCDVQAEISKAEDGYLLKAEFTFCCQAELVIFQMKIA from the coding sequence ATGGCTATTCAAACTGAAAAACCGATTGAATGTGTCGGCTGTAATACTTTTGATATGAAATCATTATTTGATAATCGAGATTGTACACAAATGCTCAATTATGTTTATGATACGCAGGAACAGGCGCAAACTGCATTAGACTTTTTTACCCAAAAAGCTCGCGAGGTGGAAAGTGAACCTTGTGATGTTCAGGCGGAAATTAGCAAAGCGGAAGACGGATATTTGTTAAAGGCGGAATTCACGTTTTGTTGTCAGGCTGAGCTTGTGATTTTCCAAATGAAGATTGCGTAA
- the trpS gene encoding tryptophan--tRNA ligase: MTKPIVFSGVQPSGELTIGNYLGALRNWVKMQDDYECIFCVVDLHAITVRQDPAALRKATLDVVALYLACGIDPNKATIFVQSHVPEHTQLGWVLNCYTYFGEMSRMTQFKDKSTRYAENINVGLFDYPVLMAADILLYQAKSVPVGDDQKQHLEITRDIANRFNALYGDVFTIPEIFIGKAGARIMSLQDPEKKMSKSDDNRNNVVTLLEDPKSVAKKIKRAVTDSDEPPVVRYDVKNKAGVSNLLDILSAVSDKPVSELEKEFEGKMYGHLKTAVADEVSSLLAGLQERFNEYRNNEALLDDVLRQGAAKARAKAQETLTKVYEAVGFVAAK; the protein is encoded by the coding sequence ATGACAAAACCAATTGTTTTTAGCGGTGTGCAACCTTCCGGTGAATTGACCATCGGTAACTATTTAGGTGCGTTACGTAACTGGGTGAAAATGCAAGATGATTATGAGTGTATTTTTTGCGTGGTGGATTTACACGCCATTACGGTTCGCCAAGATCCCGCCGCACTTCGTAAAGCAACCCTTGATGTGGTAGCGCTTTATTTGGCATGTGGCATTGATCCGAACAAAGCGACGATTTTCGTGCAATCTCACGTGCCTGAACACACACAATTGGGCTGGGTATTAAATTGTTATACTTATTTTGGCGAAATGAGCCGAATGACCCAGTTTAAAGATAAGTCCACCCGTTATGCAGAAAATATCAATGTGGGTTTATTTGATTATCCGGTGTTAATGGCGGCGGATATTTTGCTTTATCAGGCAAAAAGCGTACCGGTGGGCGATGATCAAAAACAACATTTGGAAATTACCCGCGATATTGCAAACCGTTTCAACGCGCTTTATGGTGATGTTTTCACGATTCCGGAAATTTTTATCGGAAAAGCCGGCGCTCGTATTATGTCATTACAAGATCCGGAAAAGAAAATGTCAAAATCAGATGACAATCGCAATAATGTTGTCACCCTTTTGGAAGATCCGAAATCGGTGGCGAAAAAAATCAAACGAGCCGTAACGGATTCCGATGAACCGCCTGTGGTACGTTATGACGTAAAAAATAAAGCCGGAGTATCGAATTTATTAGATATTCTTTCGGCGGTAAGCGATAAACCAGTCTCGGAACTTGAGAAAGAATTTGAAGGTAAAATGTACGGTCATTTAAAAACGGCGGTGGCGGATGAAGTCTCCAGCTTGCTTGCAGGTTTACAAGAGCGTTTCAACGAATACCGCAATAATGAAGCTTTACTTGATGACGTACTTCGCCAAGGGGCGGCAAAGGCGCGGGCAAAAGCACAAGAGACATTAACAAAAGTGTATGAAGCGGTCGGCTTTGTCGCCGCAAAATAA
- the hflD gene encoding high frequency lysogenization protein HflD, with product MKNYHDMTLALAGVCQSVALINQLAMEGDIIHKDAFQTSIQSLLQIQPKDPLDVFNGDARHLKLGLETLIEQLTSVNDRNIVNYWTGLLSLENRLQKNAKAKNQLTQRIRHLSEQMEYYDLLAPSMISIIANIYIDLISPLSDKIRIIGVTDYLQQQEVQDKVRACLLAGIRSAVLWRQVGGSKWKILFFRNKIINVAKEIYSTI from the coding sequence ATGAAAAATTATCACGATATGACACTGGCTCTCGCCGGTGTTTGCCAATCCGTCGCCCTTATCAATCAACTTGCAATGGAAGGCGATATTATTCATAAAGATGCTTTTCAAACCTCAATTCAATCGCTTTTACAAATCCAACCGAAAGATCCCCTTGACGTTTTTAATGGAGATGCCCGCCATCTTAAATTGGGTTTGGAAACCTTAATCGAGCAATTAACCTCAGTAAATGACCGCAACATCGTGAATTATTGGACAGGTCTGCTTAGCTTGGAAAATCGCCTACAAAAAAATGCAAAAGCAAAAAATCAACTGACACAGCGTATCCGACATTTATCGGAACAAATGGAATATTACGATTTGCTTGCTCCAAGTATGATTTCCATTATTGCAAATATTTATATTGACCTAATCAGTCCTTTGAGCGACAAAATTCGTATTATAGGCGTCACGGATTATCTGCAACAGCAAGAGGTTCAGGACAAAGTTCGCGCTTGCTTACTCGCCGGCATCCGTTCCGCTGTATTATGGCGGCAAGTAGGCGGCAGCAAATGGAAGATACTATTCTTCCGTAACAAAATAATTAATGTGGCAAAAGAAATTTATTCAACGATTTAA
- the purB gene encoding adenylosuccinate lyase: MQLSALTAISPIDGRYQDKATALRDIFSEFGLLKFRVTVEVRWLQKLAATTEISEVPTLSKEANDYLNKIVSEFNLKDAERIKEIERTTNHDVKAVEYFLKEKSENLPELAKVAEFIHFACTSEDINNLSHALMLKTARDTVILPEWQKLIDEINRLANEYKTVPLLSRTHGQPASPTTIGKEMANVVYRLRRQFKQLQQNEILGKINGAVGNYNAHLSAYPNLDWHKFSEEFVTSLGLNWNPYTTQIEPHDYIAEYFDAVVRFNTIIIDFDRDLWGYIALNHFKQRTIAGEIGSSTMPHKVNPIDFENSEGNLGLANAVMTHLAQKLPISRWQRDLTDSTVLRNLGVGIGYCLIAYAATRKGISKLEVNEQHLRDELNQNWEVLAEPIQTVMRRYGIEKPYEKLKELTRGKRVDEQAMREFIEKLEIPAEEKIRLQQLTPETYIGAAIELVEKL, encoded by the coding sequence ATGCAACTTTCCGCACTTACTGCGATTTCCCCGATTGACGGACGCTATCAAGACAAAGCGACCGCACTTCGTGATATTTTCAGCGAATTCGGTTTACTCAAATTCCGTGTCACCGTTGAAGTTCGCTGGCTACAAAAATTGGCGGCGACAACGGAAATCTCAGAAGTTCCGACTTTATCTAAAGAAGCAAACGATTACCTCAATAAAATCGTCAGCGAATTTAATCTAAAAGATGCCGAGCGTATCAAAGAAATCGAACGTACCACCAATCACGATGTGAAAGCGGTTGAATATTTCTTAAAAGAAAAAAGCGAAAACTTACCGGAACTGGCAAAAGTCGCTGAATTTATTCACTTTGCCTGCACCTCGGAAGACATCAACAATCTCTCTCATGCGTTAATGTTAAAAACCGCACGTGATACCGTTATTCTTCCCGAGTGGCAAAAACTCATTGATGAAATCAATCGCCTTGCAAACGAATACAAAACCGTTCCGTTACTTTCCCGCACGCACGGACAACCCGCCTCGCCTACAACTATCGGAAAAGAAATGGCCAATGTGGTTTATCGCTTACGTCGCCAATTCAAACAATTACAACAAAATGAAATCCTCGGTAAAATCAACGGCGCGGTGGGTAACTACAATGCCCATTTATCGGCTTATCCGAATCTTGACTGGCATAAATTCAGCGAGGAATTCGTTACCTCACTCGGTTTAAACTGGAATCCGTACACTACACAAATCGAACCGCACGACTACATCGCCGAATATTTTGATGCAGTGGTACGTTTCAATACCATAATTATTGATTTCGACCGTGATCTTTGGGGTTATATCGCCTTAAATCATTTCAAACAGCGTACTATCGCAGGTGAAATCGGTTCCTCCACGATGCCGCATAAGGTAAATCCGATTGATTTTGAAAACTCCGAAGGAAATCTTGGTCTGGCAAACGCCGTGATGACCCACTTGGCGCAAAAGTTACCGATTTCCCGCTGGCAACGTGATTTAACGGATTCTACCGTTTTGCGTAACCTCGGCGTGGGTATCGGCTATTGCTTAATCGCTTATGCGGCAACACGCAAAGGAATAAGTAAATTAGAGGTGAATGAACAGCATTTACGTGATGAACTCAACCAAAACTGGGAAGTTCTTGCCGAGCCGATTCAAACGGTAATGCGCCGTTATGGTATCGAGAAACCTTATGAAAAACTCAAAGAACTCACCCGAGGTAAGCGTGTGGACGAACAAGCAATGCGTGAATTTATCGAAAAACTTGAAATTCCGGCAGAAGAAAAAATCCGCTTGCAACAACTCACACCTGAAACCTATATCGGGGCTGCAATTGAGCTTGTAGAAAAGCTGTAA
- the eno gene encoding phosphopyruvate hydratase, with protein sequence MAKIVKVIGREIIDSRGNPTVEAEVHLEGGFVGLAAAPSGASTGSREALELRDGDKSRFLGKGVLKAVSAVNGPIAEALVGKEASNQAEIDQIMIDLDGTENKSNFGANAILAVSLANAKAAAASKGLPLYAYIAELNGTPGVYSMPLPMMNIINGGEHADNNVDIQEFMIQPVGAKTLREALRIGAEVFHNLAKVLKAKGMSTAVGDEGGFAPNLASNADALACIKEAVEKAGYELGKDVTLAMDCASSEFYNKETGKYEMKGEGRSFTSEEFTHYLEELTKQYPIVSIEDGQDESDWAGFAYQTKVLGDRVQLVGDDLFVTNTKILKEGIEKGIANSILIKFNQIGSLTETLAAIKMAKDAGYTAVISHRSGETEDATIADLAVGTAAGQIKTGSMSRSDRIAKYNQLIRIEEALERAGTPAAFPGLKAVKGQA encoded by the coding sequence ATGGCAAAAATCGTTAAAGTGATTGGTCGTGAAATCATCGACTCACGTGGTAACCCAACTGTAGAAGCTGAAGTTCATTTAGAAGGCGGTTTCGTTGGTCTTGCGGCTGCTCCGTCAGGTGCATCAACCGGTTCCCGTGAAGCATTAGAATTACGCGATGGCGACAAATCACGTTTCTTAGGTAAAGGCGTATTAAAAGCGGTATCTGCGGTAAACGGCCCGATTGCTGAAGCATTAGTCGGTAAAGAAGCATCAAATCAAGCTGAAATCGACCAAATTATGATCGATTTAGACGGCACGGAAAACAAATCAAACTTCGGTGCAAACGCAATCTTAGCGGTATCTTTAGCAAATGCAAAAGCGGCTGCGGCCTCTAAAGGCTTGCCACTTTATGCTTACATTGCCGAATTAAACGGTACACCGGGCGTATATTCCATGCCATTACCAATGATGAACATTATCAACGGTGGTGAACACGCAGATAACAACGTTGATATTCAAGAATTTATGATTCAACCGGTTGGTGCAAAAACATTACGTGAAGCACTTCGTATCGGTGCGGAAGTATTCCACAACTTGGCGAAAGTATTAAAAGCAAAAGGTATGAGCACCGCAGTAGGTGACGAAGGCGGTTTCGCACCAAACCTAGCATCTAATGCCGATGCGTTAGCATGTATTAAAGAAGCGGTTGAAAAAGCAGGTTATGAATTAGGCAAAGACGTAACCCTCGCAATGGACTGTGCATCTTCCGAGTTCTACAACAAAGAAACCGGCAAATATGAAATGAAAGGCGAAGGTCGTTCATTCACTTCTGAAGAATTTACCCACTACTTAGAAGAATTAACCAAACAATATCCGATCGTGTCTATCGAAGACGGTCAAGATGAGTCTGACTGGGCAGGTTTTGCATACCAAACTAAAGTTTTGGGCGACCGTGTTCAATTAGTGGGTGATGACTTATTCGTAACCAATACCAAAATCTTAAAAGAAGGTATCGAGAAAGGCATTGCAAACTCAATCTTAATCAAATTCAACCAAATCGGTTCTTTAACCGAAACATTAGCCGCGATCAAAATGGCGAAAGATGCAGGTTATACCGCTGTAATCTCTCACCGTTCAGGTGAAACCGAAGATGCCACTATCGCAGATTTAGCGGTTGGTACAGCAGCAGGTCAAATCAAAACAGGTTCTATGAGCCGTTCTGACCGTATTGCGAAATACAACCAGTTAATCCGTATTGAAGAAGCGTTAGAACGTGCCGGCACTCCAGCTGCGTTCCCGGGCTTAAAAGCGGTTAAAGGTCAAGCTTAA